In Miscanthus floridulus cultivar M001 chromosome 5, ASM1932011v1, whole genome shotgun sequence, one genomic interval encodes:
- the LOC136454228 gene encoding uncharacterized protein: MVARSAAVGGGVGGGTGDDSGDTRRAWESRRPRVRPAVEGGKAGRGGARRGHRNQQGDRGAGGGALAVARRGRPAVGNGAARGGGGAARPWGAALLHAEARRQRGAGRPRWRGAGQPQGGCGGARWARGTGAVARRGHGSWRGGAATGVGAGVGAAWHRRGLPVEAWARAVAAAAKPGSALLGREREMKRGRETRGP; the protein is encoded by the coding sequence ATGGTGGCACGGTCGGCCGCTGTAGGTGGCGGGGTCGGCGGTGGCACGGGCGACGACAGCGGTGACACGCGGCGGGCGTGGGAGTCACGGCGACCGCGGgtgaggccggcggtggagggcggcaaggcggggcgaggagGGGCGCGACGCGGGCACAGGAACCAACAAGGGGACCGGGGTGCGGGCGGAGGGGCGCTGGCCgtggcgcggcgcgggcggccaGCCGTGGGCAACGGTgcggcgcgggggggggggggggcggcacgGCCGTGGGGCGCGGCGCTCCTGCACGCCGAGGCGCGGCGGCAACGGGGTGCGGGCCGTCCGCGGTGGCGCGGCGCGGGGCAGCCTCAGGGTGGCTGTGGTGGCGCTCGATGGGCTCGGGGCACGGGCGCGGTGGCACGGCGCGGGCATGGGAGTTGGCGCGGTGGAGCGGCCACGGGCGTAGGCGCGGGAGTGGGCGCGGCGTGGCACCGGCGAGGGCTGCCGGTggaggcgtgggcgcgggcggtggcggcggcggcgaagcccGGCTCTGCTCTACTAGGGCGAGAAAGGGAGatgaagagaggaagagagacgCGGGGCCCATAG